A portion of the Naumovozyma castellii chromosome 2, complete genome genome contains these proteins:
- the HOS2 gene encoding histone deacetylase HOS2 (ancestral locus Anc_8.153) has protein sequence MSSTFAYDSKTKKEQPQFEYEFGSSYTPRVSYHFNPKVSNYHYGVRHPMKPFRLMLTDHLVSSYGLHKIMDLYETREATREEMSQFHSQDYIEFLSKVTPENLSKMPRGTLEKFNIGDDCPIFQNIYDYSTLYTGASLDASRKLINDQSDIAINWSGGLHHAKKNNPSGFCYVNDIVLSILNLLRYHPRVLYIDIDLHHGDGVQEAFYTTDRVFTISFHKFNGEFFPGTGDFDEIGCAKGKHFAMNVPLEDGIDDDSYINLFKSIIDPLITAYKPTVIIQQCGADSLGHDRLGCFNLNIKAHGECVKFVKSFGIPMLVVGGGGYTPRNVSRLWTYETGVLNNVLLPSEIPEEIPFRDSFGPDYSLYPVLDDLYENKNSKKFLEDIRIRSLENIKYLQGAPSVRMDAELIPTQDITGLTQEEEEILNELNQDDAEWRLAKIEKENNRISEIM, from the coding sequence ATGTCATCCACCTTTGCATATGACTCCAAGACCAAGAAGGAGCAGCCTCAATTTGAATACGAGTTCGGATCCTCCTACACTCCAAGAGTCTCATACCATTTCAATCCAAAGGTATCTAACTACCACTATGGTGTTCGACATCCAATGAAGCCATTCCGTCTCATGCTTACCGATCATCTTGTGTCCTCATATGGGCTTCATAAGATCATGGACCTTTATGAGACTAGAGAAGCTACAAGGGAAGAAATGTCACAATTCCACTCTCAGGACTATATCGAGTTTTTATCCAAAGTGACACCAGAAAATCTATCTAAGATGCCCAGGGGTACCCTTGAAAAGTTTAACATAGGAGATGATTGTcccattttccaaaatatttatgATTACAGCACACTTTACACAGGTGCTTCGTTAGATGCATCGAGGaaattgattaatgatCAATCGGACATTGCCATCAATTGGTCCGGTGGGTTACATCATGCCAAGAAGAACAATCCATCTGGATTCTGTTATGTTAACGATATTGTTTTATCTATACTGAATTTACTAAGATATCACCCAAGGGTCCTTTacattgatattgatttacATCATGGTGATGGGGTGCAAGAAGCATTTTATACTACAGATAGGGTATTTaccatttcttttcatAAGTTTAATGGTGAATTTTTCCCAGGGACAGGTGATTTCGATGAAATTGGATGCGCCAAGGGAAAACATTTCGCTATGAATGTCCCATTAGAAGATGgaattgatgatgattccTATATTAATCTATTTAAATCGATTATTGATCCACTAATAACGGCATATAAGCCAACAGtcattattcaacaatGTGGTGCAGACTCGTTAGGGCATGACCGTTTAGGTTGTTTTAACTTAAATATTAAGGCACACGGTGAATGTGtaaaatttgttaaatcATTCGGTATTCCCATGTTAGTGGtaggtggtggtggttaTACGCCGAGAAATGTCTCAAGACTCTGGACATATGAGACAGGGGTACTCAATAATGTGCTTTTACCAAGTGAAATACCCGAAGAAATTCCTTTCAGAGATTCGTTTGGGCCAGATTATTCTTTATATCCAGTCCTGGATGATCTTTacgaaaataaaaatagcaaaaaatttttggaagatATAAGAATACGATctttagaaaatataaaatatttacagGGAGCTCCAAGTGTTAGAATGGATGCTGAATTGATTCCAACCCAAGATATAACCGGACTCACAcaggaggaggaagaaataCTGAATGAATTGAATCAGGACGATGCAGAATGGCGACTGGCcaagattgaaaaagaaaataacaGAATAAGTGAAATCATGTAA
- the IME4 gene encoding mRNA (N6-adenosine)-methyltransferase (ancestral locus Anc_8.152) — protein MTHNSTMNLPLVQFLMENDAELLKVPLSGHLRDIYSIYLIQMENNHIEPPTHEQLISFEEFVNDLKFISEVAPGSLSFKRENPLLSQVDELLEYIDVFPLKTLYELYTKRQESSNDQVQQNSNKKKEQVGNTSTLERLINILDFEKSMTTVHSSNNQQHKILSNQLNKILETEPASYELARQRAKEITPVIEYISTCRDHQHSSILASTVYIVNNKIVSMQWSKLSKYEIENPQFMACLKSKIHYVPNLKPQTDLTLGDCSYLDTCHKLGSCRYLHYLQYIPEFLTDEVTRETHAKNIKIKSESLKIPFYTHGNCSSLVIKEQAPPQWIRCDVRKFDFNIIGKFSVVIADPAWNIHMNLPYGTCNDIELLQLPLNHLQDEGILFLWVTGRAIELGKESLANWGYKVINELSWIKTNQLGRTIVTGRTGHWLNHSKEHLLLGVKGDPQWINKHIDIDLIVSTTRETSRKPDELYGIIERLVGPHARKLEIFGRDHNIRPGWLTIGNQLSGTCIHEMDVKRKYDKFIASNKNPNKWHKKDMNGIKSGNQKKFQSQISTF, from the coding sequence ATGACACACAACAGTACAATGAATCTGCCACTAGTTCAGTTCCTAATGGAAAACGACGCAGAACTACTCAAAGTTCCATTATCAGGCCATTTAAGAGACATATACTCGATCTATTTGATACAGATGGAGAATAACCACATCGAGCCACCAACTCATGAACAACTAATAAGCTTTGAGGAGTTTGTAAATGATCTGAAATTCATCTCCGAGGTTGCCCCAGGATCTTTGAGCTTTAAGAGAGAGAATCCGTTGTTATCTCAAGtggatgaattattagaatatATCGATGTATTCCCTCTGAAAACCCTTTATGAACTATACACAAAAAGGCAGGAAAGCAGCAATGACCAGGTGCAACAGAATAGTaacaaaaagaaagaaCAGGTCGGTAATACTTCCACTTTAGAAAGACTAATCAATATCTTAGACTTCGAGAAATCTATGACCACAGTACATTCAAGCAACAACCAACAACATAAAATACTTTCCAATCAACTTAATAAAATCTTGGAAACAGAACCAGCATCATATGAACTAGCTCGTCAAAGGGCCAAAGAAATTACACCAGTAATAGAGTATATCTCCACGTGTAGAGATCACCAACACTCCTCGATATTGGCATCCACAGTCTACATAGTAAATAACAAAATTGTTTCTATGCAATGGTCTAAATTATCCAAgtatgaaattgaaaatccACAATTCATGGCATGTTTGAAGTCCAAGATTCATTATGTCCCTAATTTGAAACCTCAAACTGATCTTACATTGGGAGATTGTTCATATTTAGATACCTGTCACAAATTAGGTTCTTGTAgatatcttcattatctgcAATATATTCCAGAGTTCCTTACTGATGAAGTAACCAGAGAAACTCATGCCAAAAacattaaaattaaatcagAAAGTCTAAAGATTCCGTTTTATACTCATGGAAATTGTTCCTCATTAGTAATAAAGGAACAGGCACCACCACAATGGATTAGATGTGACGTAAGAAAATTTGACTTCAATATTATTGGTAAGTTTTCCGTTGTCATTGCAGATCCTGCATGGAATATCCATATGAATTTACCCTACGGGACATGTaatgatattgaattattacaaCTTCCCTTGAACCATTTGCAAGATGAAGGCATATTGTTTTTGTGGGTCACTGGGAGAGCCATCGAATTAGGGAAGGAGTCCCTAGCAAACTGGGGGTATAAAGTTATAAATGAACTTTCCTGGATCAAAACAAACCAACTGGGAAGAACCATTGTTACTGGGAGAACGGGACATTGGTTAAACCATTCTAAAGAACATCTATTGTTGGGGGTTAAGGGGGATCCACAGTGGATCAACAAACATATAGATATTGATCTAATAGTTTCCACCACCAGAGAGACAAGTAGAAAACCTGATGAATTATATGGAATCATAGAAAGATTAGTGGGGCCTCATGCTAGgaaattggaaatcttTGGGAGGGATCATAACATTAGACCGGGATGGCTAACCATTGGTAACCAACTTTCTGGAACATGTATTCATGAAATGGATGTCAAGCGGAAATATGATAAGTTCATAGCTTCTAATAAAAATCCGAACAAATGGCACAAGAAGGATATGAACGGGATTAAGTCAGGGAATCAAAAGAAGTTTCAATCACAAATATCAACGTTCTAA
- the COX13 gene encoding cytochrome c oxidase subunit VIa (ancestral locus Anc_8.151) → MLRTSLIRRYATLPPNALKPAFGAPNKAAAKAFRDSIEATENHAKDTSKLWMKITMWVAVPAILLTGVNTWFVEKEHYEHRKHLEHVPDSEWPKDYEFQNMRQKPYFWGDGDKTLFWNPVVNRHINHDDD, encoded by the coding sequence ATGCTTAGAACAAGTCTAATAAGAAGATACGCTACATTACCACCAAATGCTTTGAAACCAGCTTTCGGTGCACCAAACAAAGCTGCTGCAAAGGCGTTCAGAGACTCAATAGAGGCTACTGAAAACCATGCTAAAGATACCTCGAAATTATGGATGAAGATTACCATGTGGGTTGCTGTCCCTGCTATCCTTTTAACTGGGGTCAATACATGGTTTGTCGAAAAGGAACATTACGAACATAGAAAGCATTTGGAACATGTTCCAGATTCTGAATGGCCAAAGGATTACGAATTCCAAAATATGAGACAAAAGCCATATTTTTGGGGTGATGGTGATAAGACTTTGTTCTGGAACCCTGTCGTTAATAGACACATAAACCATGATGATGACTAA
- the CDC55 gene encoding protein phosphatase 2A regulatory subunit CDC55 (ancestral locus Anc_8.150), producing MPQPIENFDFKFSQCFGDKSDIITTEADVITAVEFDHSGDYFATGDKGGRVVLFERNKMAKNCEYKFMTEFQSHDAEFDYLKSLEIEEKINQIKWLKPAQRAHFLLSTNDKTIKLWKVYEKNIMMVSENNLSDQIVRKNSNGSSSSMQAILSLSDLKLPQLVPHDKIIAATPKRVYANAHTYHINSISPNSDQETFISADDLRINLWNLDVPDQSFNIVDIKPIDMEELTEVITCAENHPQDCNLFMFASSKGIVKLCDMRQNALCHDNNAKVFEEYTDPINHNFFTEITSSISDVKFSPNGRYIATRDYLTIKLWDINMDNKPLKTINVHEQLKDRLSDTYENDAIFDRFEVQFSGDSSTLMTGSYNNNFMIYPNATIKHDMDVHGIVKDFNGTHDVTGGNLITDDVGIEVGNAVTPPELTDPHHEGGNELDEIVLQANKTAFRNKRYGSLAQRSARNKEWGDDIDFKKSILHFSWHPKENSIAIAATNNLFLFSAL from the coding sequence ATGCCACAACCAATAGAGAACTTCGACTTCAAGTTTAGTCAATGTTTTGGTGATAAATCTGATATAATCACCACAGAGGCTGATGTTATAACTGCGGTAGAATTTGATCATTCTGGTGATTATTTTGCAACAGGTGATAAAGGTGGCCGTGttgttttatttgaaagaaataaaatgGCAAAGAATTGTGAATATAAATTTATGACTGAGTTTCAAAGTCATGATGCtgaatttgattatttgaaatctttagagattgaagagaaaattaatcaaatcaaatgGCTGAAACCGGCGCAAAGAGCTCATTTCTTACTAAGTACTAATGATAAAACAATTAAACTATGGAAGGTTTATGAGAAGAATATTATGATGGTTAGTGAGAATAATTTATCTGATCAAATTGTGAGGAAGAATTCAAATGGGTCAAGTTCATCCATGCAAGCcatattatcattatcgGATCTAAAATTGCCACAATTGGTTCCACATGATAAGATCATTGCTGCGACACCGAAAAGAGTGTATGCTAATGCACATACTTATCAtattaattcaatatctCCAAATTCTGATCAGGAGACATTCATCAGTGCCGATGATTTAAGGATCAATTTATGGAATTTAGATGTACCTGATCAAAGTTTTAATATAGTAGATATTAAACCTATCGATATGGAAGAACTTACAGAGGTAATAACATGTGCTGAGAATCATCCACAAGAttgtaatttatttatgtTCGCATCATCAAAGGGGATAGTAAAATTGTGTGATATGAGGCAAAATGCTTTATGTCATGATAATAATGCAAAagtatttgaagaatatactGATCCAATCAATCACAATTTTTTCACGGAAATTACCTCTTCGATATCAGATGTTAAATTTAGTCCCAATGGACGATATATTGCCACGAGAGATTACCTAACGATTAAACTTTGGGACATCAATATGGATAATAAGCCTTTGAAGACTATTAACGTACATGAACAATTAAAGGACCGTTTGAGTGATACTTATGAGAATGATGCCATATTTGATAGATTCGAAGTACAGTTTAGTGGTGATAGTTCAACGTTAATGACCGGTTCATATAACAACAACTTTATGATATATCCAAATGCAACCATAAAACATGACATGGACGTCCATGGAATAGTCAAAGATTTCAATGGTACACATGATGTGACTGGTGGTAATCTGATTACAGATGATGTGGGAATTGAAGTAGGGAATGCCGTTACTCCACCTGAATTAACCGATCCACACCATGAAGGGGGGAACgaattggatgaaattgTATTACAAGCAAATAAGACAGCTTTTAGGAATAAAAGGTATGGTTCTCTAGCACAAAGATCGGcaagaaataaagaatGGGGTGATGACATTGATTTTAAGAAAAGCATATTACATTTCTCATGGCATCCAAAGGAGAATAGTATTGCCATCGCTgcaacaaataatttattccTATTTTCTGCATTGTAA
- the COX4 gene encoding cytochrome c oxidase subunit IV (ancestral locus Anc_8.148), protein MLALRPASVARMIRPATRTFSISRIILQQAQKKDVTVKTAQNLAEVNGPESLIGQGAKKGEVPTDLDQATGLARLELLGKLEGIDIFDTKPLDSSRTGTMKDPIIIDSYDDFRYVGCTGSPAGSHTIMWLKPTVEHVARCWECGSVYKLNPVGVPNEDGHSH, encoded by the coding sequence ATGTTAGCTTTACGTCCAGCAAGTGTTGCCAGAATGATAAGGCCAGCAACCAGAACCTTTTCCATATCAAGAATTATTTTACAACAGGCTCAAAAGAAGGATGTTACCGTTAAGACAGCTCAAAATTTAGCTGAAGTTAATGGACCAGAAAGTTTAATTGGTCAAGGTGCCAAGAAGGGAGAAGTTCCAACTGATTTGGATCAAGCTACCGGTTTAGCTAGATTGGAATTGTTAGGTAAGTTAGAAGGTATAGATATCTTCGATACGAAACCATTGGATTCCTCAAGAACTGGTACCATGAAGGATCCAATTATCATTGACTCCTATGATGATTTCAGATACGTTGGTTGTACAGGTTCTCCAGCAGGGTCTCATACTATTATGTGGTTGAAACCCACTGTCGAACATGTCGCAAGATGTTGGGAATGTGGTTCCGTGTACAAGTTGAACCCAGTCGGTGTTCCTAATGAGGATGGACATAGTCATTAA